In one Corallococcus sp. EGB genomic region, the following are encoded:
- a CDS encoding S8 family serine peptidase: MDRRQYAISTRLRALGQAALVAVGLGMGGAALALPDAFGPADAEIARDELGQRLYTVDLRADAQKDFSQDFTPSERFAPYLSGQAVNLVQSLEAQYGFQSRQMTSVTRLSFTAPLTEAQLKALAIDPRVVAVTPAILMYPSTPPTDTTAVWRDSANTTAEPPYSQWKLVLPSLPAMQAWGQRAVNSASPAVVPNGPVVYVLDVGTGLHTGLPNVVERVNGVVPLGNDCGSRPGLSACTAAQLANVVGCYSHATMVAGVVGASNAQGGTRGVYPGVSIVSVSLYRPPTGAHGCVSGPLTNSADVAQALDWIGNNILATNNTGRPSVVNLSFNWSYSSQVPTGLLAQIQAVTHMTPGALFVQSAGNFYRDACASAYTPTQANDGVLVVGAINAHGQPVKPLNGVPGFWKDVAGPLHQSGSNYGACVEAWAPGDAVLTSVGDVTNQQGTTTYSSYAYVSGTSLAAPHVVGLAAALIASDATLTTPAKVEAKVRSTLRNLGSHDANGLSIFMPSLNAAEKNKVWNTPYAELWVTQQCYIPYFATYVSGCTFLLEPGEQDRPNLFRDHDTLYRRPNIVPLMSLDSKGEGDYTCDVKFTDTGFESHVVATGQKQYFIGLDVTALGSSLPGTLSSTLCPSATVRLATD, translated from the coding sequence ATGGATAGACGACAATATGCAATCTCGACGCGCCTGCGCGCGCTTGGGCAGGCGGCGCTGGTGGCGGTGGGTCTGGGGATGGGAGGTGCAGCGCTCGCGCTGCCCGACGCCTTCGGTCCCGCTGACGCGGAGATCGCCCGAGACGAGTTGGGCCAAAGGCTCTACACCGTGGACCTGCGGGCGGATGCTCAGAAAGACTTTTCTCAGGACTTCACCCCGAGCGAGCGCTTCGCGCCATACCTGTCCGGTCAGGCCGTGAACCTCGTGCAGTCCCTGGAGGCCCAGTACGGCTTCCAGTCGCGGCAGATGACCAGTGTCACGCGTCTGAGTTTCACCGCTCCACTGACGGAGGCGCAACTCAAGGCGCTCGCCATCGACCCCCGCGTGGTGGCCGTCACCCCCGCCATCCTGATGTACCCGAGCACCCCACCCACGGACACCACCGCTGTCTGGCGCGACTCCGCGAACACCACTGCCGAGCCGCCCTACTCGCAATGGAAGCTGGTGCTTCCCTCTCTCCCGGCCATGCAAGCCTGGGGACAGCGAGCCGTGAACAGCGCCAGCCCGGCCGTCGTACCCAATGGCCCCGTCGTGTACGTGCTCGATGTCGGCACCGGGCTGCACACCGGTCTCCCCAACGTAGTCGAGCGCGTCAACGGCGTGGTGCCCCTGGGCAATGACTGCGGCTCGCGCCCTGGATTGTCAGCCTGCACCGCCGCGCAGCTCGCGAACGTGGTGGGTTGCTATAGCCACGCGACGATGGTTGCGGGGGTCGTCGGCGCGTCGAACGCGCAGGGCGGCACGCGCGGTGTTTACCCAGGAGTGAGCATCGTGTCGGTGTCGCTCTACCGGCCCCCCACCGGCGCCCACGGCTGCGTGTCGGGCCCGCTCACCAACTCGGCGGATGTCGCGCAGGCGCTGGACTGGATTGGCAACAACATTCTTGCCACCAACAACACTGGGCGCCCCAGTGTCGTGAACCTCTCCTTCAATTGGTCGTACAGCAGCCAGGTGCCCACCGGGTTGCTCGCGCAGATTCAGGCCGTCACGCACATGACGCCCGGCGCCCTCTTCGTGCAGTCCGCCGGTAACTTCTATCGGGACGCCTGCGCCAGTGCCTACACCCCGACGCAGGCCAATGACGGCGTGCTCGTGGTGGGCGCCATCAACGCCCACGGCCAACCCGTGAAGCCCCTCAACGGCGTGCCAGGCTTCTGGAAGGACGTGGCGGGCCCCCTGCATCAGTCCGGTTCGAACTACGGCGCCTGCGTCGAGGCGTGGGCCCCGGGGGACGCAGTGCTCACCTCGGTCGGGGACGTCACCAACCAGCAGGGCACGACCACGTATTCGTCATACGCCTACGTCTCTGGGACCTCGCTGGCCGCGCCGCACGTGGTTGGGCTCGCTGCGGCGCTCATCGCGAGTGACGCGACGCTGACTACTCCGGCGAAGGTGGAGGCGAAGGTCCGCTCCACGCTTCGGAACCTGGGCTCACACGATGCCAATGGCCTGTCCATCTTCATGCCCTCGTTGAACGCCGCGGAGAAGAACAAGGTGTGGAACACGCCATACGCGGAACTGTGGGTGACGCAGCAATGCTACATCCCATACTTCGCGACCTACGTGTCGGGCTGCACCTTCCTTCTGGAGCCGGGGGAGCAGGATCGCCCCAATCTCTTTCGAGACCACGACACGCTCTACCGGCGCCCGAACATCGTGCCGCTCATGAGCCTCGATTCGAAGGGGGAGGGGGACTACACGTGCGACGTGAAGTTCACGGACACCGGCTTCGAGTCGCACGTCGTGGCCACTGGCCAGAAGCAGTACTTCATCGGGCTAGACGTCACCGCGTTGGGCTCCTCTTTGCCGGGCACGCTGTCCTCGACGCTGTGTCCGTCCGCAACCGTGCGACTCGCCACGGACTGA
- a CDS encoding alkaline phosphatase family protein, which produces MAAPIRYIFVLMMENRSFDHMLGFSGISGTDAETGQQTLLNGLTGNEFNTFDKVRYPVSSPADYVMPVGPHHDFPDVFLQLTGRDLTPQDEPVMHYPEIKMSGFVESYVAAARAANFKDGSYDPGEVMKCYAPEQLPVLNALAREFAVCDQWFSSLPGPTWPNRFFVNAATAGGLDHSPNLEETLEWEKHLDGGFRFENGSLLTTPNLDSVIYTGDPLICIAKACAGVRTSEVRHFKDLKPDLHARRVAQYTFIEPTYGKVWDDSYANGNSQHPRDDVLNGEALIKKVYEFIRQSPVWEESLLIVTWDEHGGFYDHVTPPSAPKPGDTRLMPSAVTRYGFPFNQYGVRVPAVVISPWIPKNVIDHRLYDHASVPATVAAAFGLKHMTLRDTNANNLLSLATLSEPRSDCPDVLPDPKRLAPPPRQEAKPGKLLEPTDVVTEGHLPGFLHLVLRTDLELSPPAQRPEILARVRAIRTRADAEQYMREVSEKHAAASSGATTKS; this is translated from the coding sequence ATGGCTGCGCCCATTCGATACATTTTCGTCCTGATGATGGAGAATCGTTCGTTCGACCATATGTTGGGGTTCTCGGGTATCTCGGGCACTGACGCGGAGACCGGCCAGCAAACGCTGCTCAACGGCCTGACCGGAAACGAGTTCAACACCTTCGATAAAGTCCGGTATCCGGTGAGCAGCCCCGCGGACTACGTGATGCCCGTGGGGCCCCATCACGACTTCCCGGACGTGTTCCTACAGCTCACGGGGCGTGACTTGACGCCGCAGGACGAGCCCGTCATGCATTATCCCGAAATCAAGATGTCGGGCTTCGTCGAGAGCTATGTCGCCGCGGCGAGGGCGGCGAATTTCAAGGATGGGTCGTATGACCCGGGCGAGGTCATGAAGTGCTATGCCCCTGAGCAGCTTCCGGTGCTCAACGCGCTCGCCCGGGAGTTCGCCGTCTGCGACCAGTGGTTCTCCTCCCTTCCAGGCCCCACCTGGCCCAACCGGTTCTTCGTGAACGCGGCGACGGCCGGCGGACTCGACCACAGCCCCAACCTCGAGGAGACCCTTGAATGGGAAAAGCACCTGGATGGTGGCTTCAGGTTCGAGAACGGCTCGCTCCTCACCACTCCGAACCTCGATTCGGTGATCTACACGGGGGACCCCCTGATTTGCATCGCGAAAGCCTGCGCCGGTGTTCGTACCTCGGAGGTCCGCCACTTTAAGGACCTCAAGCCGGACCTCCATGCGCGTCGGGTCGCCCAATACACCTTCATCGAGCCGACGTATGGAAAAGTGTGGGATGACTCCTACGCGAATGGCAATTCGCAGCATCCGCGAGACGACGTCCTGAATGGTGAGGCACTCATCAAGAAGGTCTACGAGTTCATTCGCCAATCGCCTGTTTGGGAGGAGAGCCTGCTCATCGTCACCTGGGACGAGCATGGCGGCTTCTATGACCATGTGACGCCGCCATCGGCACCGAAGCCCGGTGACACGCGGCTGATGCCCTCGGCCGTCACCAGGTACGGGTTCCCCTTCAATCAATACGGTGTCCGGGTCCCCGCCGTCGTCATCTCGCCGTGGATCCCCAAGAATGTCATTGACCATCGACTGTACGACCACGCCTCGGTGCCGGCGACGGTCGCGGCCGCCTTTGGCCTGAAGCACATGACGCTGCGTGACACGAACGCGAACAACCTGCTGTCGCTCGCCACGTTGTCCGAGCCCAGGTCGGACTGCCCGGATGTCCTGCCGGATCCGAAGCGCCTCGCGCCCCCGCCTCGACAGGAGGCGAAGCCAGGCAAGCTCCTGGAGCCGACCGATGTGGTGACCGAAGGTCATCTGCCTGGCTTCTTGCACCTCGTGTTGCGCACCGACCTGGAACTGTCGCCACCTGCGCAGCGGCCGGAGATTCTCGCCCGGGTGCGAGCGATACGGACGCGCGCCGACGCGGAGCAATACATGCGAGAGGTCAGCGAGAAGCACGCCGCCGCCTCCTCGGGCGCTACGACGAAGTCATAG
- a CDS encoding amidohydrolase, translating to MHHPRLSCTHCGCNSPLVERLSKELLASKHFDTVTKVPVESGPQLPPKGLLIYGGIIRPMIDGSTEEVEAIGFHEGKVVATGPRAYVEEQMQSRSVSFVRAQLNPTDTLLPGLIEPHVHIVASAMMSEFTDMGAIDGQSLRPGYNMQWLTDKIQAEADAIRTGHNRDFWVLGREVDPAMMPFIEKPSDQLSKLTQIDAKTLDNCVSDIPVVLLSASLHTAYLNTAALKLTYDHSPHLQKEYGTFRKCMDQTKGLLQEIPEMQEVLNAIPTHQHKDIQEKLIPNLTHLFDAAAERGVTMLYDAGLTDKQLEILKAYLKVCRPGVRIGGALAVETKDDVEKLDPYKEVDHYEDLYIGHLKVISDGSNQGLTGYQSKPYCCEAVDKCGNFNYPIPGKSHPDILPSEFAEVVQTAVSNNWSMMIHANGDKAVEFTTQAYAAALKTLTPKQRKERRDRIEHCALLSPDQLNTMSTWGVTPSFLIGHVGYWGFVFDRAILGQEKAQTLALCKSALNKGMRISLHCDYAVTPLGPLREMEQAITRIMEADPALNALNEDECLTPEQALRAITHDAAWHCRAEKWFGSLKSGHHADFVILQQDPLTMGQQSRGRGHGNGGEQPPLREAIYQRMRAIKVLSTWKGGVQVYAAKS from the coding sequence ATGCATCACCCCCGTCTGTCCTGCACGCATTGTGGTTGCAACAGTCCCTTGGTGGAGCGGCTTAGCAAGGAACTGCTGGCCAGCAAGCACTTCGACACCGTCACCAAAGTACCCGTGGAGTCTGGTCCGCAGTTACCTCCGAAAGGCCTGTTGATTTACGGGGGCATCATCCGCCCGATGATCGACGGCTCGACTGAGGAGGTGGAGGCCATCGGCTTCCATGAAGGTAAGGTCGTCGCCACCGGCCCGCGAGCGTACGTGGAAGAGCAGATGCAATCGCGCAGCGTCTCGTTTGTCCGGGCCCAACTGAACCCCACCGACACCCTCTTGCCAGGGCTGATTGAGCCGCACGTGCACATTGTCGCCTCGGCAATGATGTCGGAGTTCACCGACATGGGCGCTATCGATGGGCAGTCCCTGAGGCCGGGCTACAACATGCAGTGGCTGACTGATAAAATCCAGGCGGAGGCAGACGCCATCCGCACCGGCCACAATCGGGATTTCTGGGTTCTGGGCCGCGAAGTCGATCCGGCGATGATGCCGTTCATAGAGAAACCGTCGGACCAATTGAGCAAACTGACGCAAATCGATGCCAAAACTCTCGACAATTGTGTCTCCGACATCCCGGTCGTGCTGCTGAGCGCGTCGCTGCACACTGCCTACCTGAACACGGCGGCCCTGAAACTCACCTACGATCACAGTCCGCACTTGCAGAAGGAATACGGCACGTTCCGCAAATGCATGGATCAAACCAAAGGCCTGCTTCAGGAAATCCCAGAGATGCAGGAAGTGCTGAATGCCATTCCCACTCATCAGCATAAAGACATCCAAGAGAAGCTAATACCGAACCTGACTCACCTGTTCGACGCTGCAGCGGAGCGCGGTGTGACCATGCTCTATGATGCGGGTCTGACCGACAAGCAGCTCGAAATCCTGAAGGCCTACCTGAAGGTCTGCCGACCGGGTGTCCGAATTGGCGGTGCACTGGCGGTCGAAACGAAGGACGATGTCGAAAAGCTGGATCCATACAAGGAGGTGGACCACTACGAGGACCTCTATATCGGACACCTCAAGGTGATTTCCGACGGGTCGAACCAAGGCCTGACCGGATACCAGAGCAAACCCTATTGCTGCGAAGCGGTGGACAAGTGCGGCAACTTCAACTACCCCATACCGGGGAAATCGCACCCGGACATCCTCCCTTCTGAGTTCGCTGAGGTGGTCCAGACGGCAGTCAGCAATAACTGGTCGATGATGATCCACGCCAACGGCGACAAGGCCGTGGAGTTCACGACACAGGCTTATGCCGCTGCGCTGAAGACGCTGACGCCGAAGCAACGGAAGGAACGCCGCGACCGGATTGAGCATTGCGCGTTGCTCAGTCCTGACCAGCTGAACACCATGTCCACATGGGGCGTCACCCCCAGCTTCCTGATTGGCCACGTCGGGTACTGGGGCTTCGTCTTCGACAGGGCAATCCTCGGGCAGGAGAAAGCCCAGACCCTCGCCCTGTGCAAGTCGGCGCTGAACAAGGGAATGCGCATCAGCCTGCACTGCGATTACGCCGTCACCCCGCTCGGACCGCTGCGGGAGATGGAGCAGGCGATTACTCGAATCATGGAGGCAGACCCGGCCCTGAATGCCCTGAACGAGGACGAATGCCTGACGCCGGAGCAAGCCCTTCGAGCAATCACCCATGATGCTGCCTGGCATTGCCGGGCCGAGAAATGGTTCGGGTCGCTGAAGTCCGGCCACCATGCAGACTTCGTCATCCTTCAGCAGGACCCACTGACCATGGGGCAGCAGTCGCGTGGGCGAGGCCATGGTAATGGTGGAGAGCAGCCGCCCCTCCGGGAAGCCATCTACCAGCGCATGCGCGCCATCAAGGTGCTGTCGACCTGGAAGGGCGGCGTGCAGGTTTACGCGGCGAAGTCCTGA
- a CDS encoding alkaline phosphatase family protein: MRTKYPRVFDHVLVIMLENQYRSYVMQNPYFKKLAQQGICLSNAFGVMHPSQTNYIASIAGELCNVTFDLAPPPLPQRTIIDLIEESPQGLTWKAYMQGYDPQGTPWSSTLKPLDAYPYVIKHNPFSSFANIQESSARWARIQGEEAFWEDIERGALPNYAWFTPNMWNDGHYTQGTKEEPEDRAPALVDQTAKWLESFLGDLRFPGPGSRLPPRTLVVITFDEADFKKSYEKKTYDQGNVDVLVYDGPNQIYTVLLGDMLQPGEQPEAYNHYSLLRTIEENFQLGTLEKNDASSNWFQFLWGRHFWWEDAPPTPVSEAAHFALAEFAGVLHLVYANQQGELRARISEASRWSAERSLGVTGGGALALAATAERLVLAYETRDGTVNSLSYQVGSGWSSSPTQVATRARGALALAALSDGKRLMLAYRTEEGAIQSRIHQQGAWGEEVRVPGASTEGPLTLGVLGPSLYLICRPTGENTLSVVSYNTAPFNVVRTPPVEQLPGVDENTTRDTWSPSQFPVAAFTRHPGKDSGAEPEPWNRPYKAGNPLAIAELAGVLHLVHPVSSQFSLMTETFSLSGIMTPAKPVEYNTTDYASFNDGFGTLAQAGWSPQTPIPGTHCAPGGGLAMARVGDELILAFQPEAGGGIHLRKGRYHLLPV, encoded by the coding sequence ATGCGAACCAAGTACCCGCGCGTCTTCGATCACGTCCTCGTGATCATGCTTGAGAACCAATACCGCAGCTACGTGATGCAGAACCCCTACTTCAAGAAGCTGGCGCAGCAGGGCATCTGTCTGAGCAATGCATTTGGTGTCATGCATCCATCGCAGACCAACTACATCGCGTCGATTGCGGGGGAGCTCTGCAACGTGACGTTCGACCTCGCGCCCCCTCCGCTCCCTCAACGGACCATCATCGATCTCATCGAGGAGTCTCCCCAGGGGCTGACGTGGAAGGCGTACATGCAGGGCTACGACCCGCAGGGCACGCCGTGGTCGTCCACGCTCAAGCCGCTGGATGCCTACCCCTACGTCATCAAGCACAACCCGTTCTCGTCCTTCGCGAACATCCAGGAGAGCAGCGCTCGCTGGGCGCGCATCCAGGGGGAGGAAGCCTTCTGGGAGGATATCGAGCGCGGCGCCCTGCCGAACTACGCCTGGTTCACACCCAACATGTGGAATGACGGCCACTACACGCAGGGTACGAAGGAGGAGCCGGAGGACCGCGCTCCCGCGCTGGTCGACCAGACCGCGAAGTGGCTCGAGTCCTTCCTGGGAGACCTGCGCTTCCCCGGACCGGGCTCGCGCCTGCCTCCGCGAACGCTCGTGGTCATCACCTTCGACGAGGCGGACTTCAAGAAGTCCTACGAGAAGAAAACCTACGACCAGGGGAACGTGGACGTGCTCGTCTATGACGGGCCCAATCAAATCTACACCGTGCTGCTGGGAGACATGCTCCAGCCGGGCGAGCAGCCCGAGGCATACAACCACTACAGCCTCCTACGCACCATCGAGGAGAACTTCCAGTTGGGGACCCTGGAGAAGAATGACGCCTCCAGCAACTGGTTCCAGTTCCTCTGGGGCAGACATTTCTGGTGGGAGGATGCGCCCCCCACGCCCGTCTCCGAGGCGGCCCACTTTGCGCTCGCGGAGTTCGCGGGGGTGCTCCATCTCGTGTACGCGAACCAGCAAGGGGAGCTGCGCGCCCGCATATCTGAGGCATCCCGCTGGTCGGCGGAGCGCTCCCTCGGTGTCACGGGAGGTGGAGCGCTGGCCCTCGCGGCCACCGCGGAGCGGCTGGTGCTCGCCTACGAGACGCGCGACGGCACCGTCAACTCCCTCTCCTATCAGGTCGGCTCCGGCTGGTCCTCGAGTCCCACACAGGTCGCCACCAGAGCGCGTGGCGCGCTGGCGCTCGCGGCCCTCTCGGACGGAAAGCGCCTCATGCTGGCCTATCGGACCGAGGAGGGAGCGATTCAGTCGCGCATCCACCAGCAAGGGGCGTGGGGAGAAGAGGTTCGGGTACCTGGAGCCTCCACCGAGGGGCCCTTGACGCTGGGCGTCCTGGGGCCGTCGCTCTACCTCATCTGCAGGCCCACGGGCGAGAACACCTTGTCTGTAGTCTCATACAATACCGCCCCCTTCAACGTGGTCCGCACGCCCCCCGTCGAGCAGCTTCCGGGGGTGGATGAGAACACGACTCGCGACACCTGGTCCCCCAGTCAGTTCCCTGTCGCCGCCTTCACCCGCCATCCCGGCAAGGACAGCGGTGCCGAGCCGGAGCCTTGGAACAGGCCCTACAAGGCGGGCAATCCCCTTGCCATCGCAGAGCTGGCGGGAGTGCTCCACCTCGTCCACCCGGTGAGCTCCCAATTCTCGCTCATGACGGAGACCTTCTCCCTCAGTGGAATCATGACACCCGCGAAGCCCGTGGAGTACAACACCACGGACTACGCCTCCTTCAACGATGGCTTCGGCACCCTCGCGCAGGCCGGCTGGAGTCCGCAAACCCCCATTCCCGGGACGCACTGCGCGCCTGGCGGGGGGCTCGCAATGGCGCGCGTGGGCGATGAGCTCATTCTCGCGTTCCAGCCGGAAGCAGGAGGAGGAATCCACCTTCGCAAAGGCCGGTACCACTTGCTTCCGGTTTGA
- a CDS encoding bifunctional UDP-sugar hydrolase/5'-nucleotidase, translating to MPQATPRSLLLGARPSVFLLAGAFVTGMFLFAQGGCGGDECQDAADCREDKGPPASNTEWVCEDKRCVQHSVQVPPPDSGTDAGTPDAGRSDAGTPDSGPTTVSVQVLAFNDFHGQLEEPAGQILAGVAPDGGPVRVNAGGVTYFARHIAALRAANPNTVVVAAGDLIGASPLLSGLFHDEPTVEAMNLIGLDLVAVGNHEFDEGSTELLRMQSGGCHPVDGCIDGDGFPGAKFKFLAANVATGVDRTLFPRYDVREFEGVKVAFIGMTLEATPESVIPTGVAGLTFKDEVQTVNALVPELRRQGIEAIIVVVHQGGIPTSGSLVNDCKGAGADGRISGAIVGIAKGLDDAVDVIVSGHTHQAYNCVIDGKVVTSASSMGQLVTDIDLTLSKATGDVVEARANNVIVTRDVPEVGAVKELVAKYQGLAAPRANRVIGWVSQRLRTQSDAAGQSTLGSVIADSQLEATKPANLGGAQVAFMNPGGVRADIAQGEVTYGEAFTAQPFGNSLVTLTLTGAQIEQLLEWQWRPSGATLMLIPSAGFTYAFSASAPVGSRVDPASIRINGVTVDPAANYRVTANNYLASGGDGFQVFAEGTNRLGGAVDSDALEAYLKAHSSQASPLPAPALNRITMLP from the coding sequence ATGCCACAAGCCACACCGCGCTCGTTACTTCTGGGAGCGCGTCCCAGCGTCTTCCTGCTCGCCGGAGCGTTCGTCACCGGCATGTTCCTCTTCGCCCAGGGCGGCTGCGGAGGTGACGAGTGCCAGGACGCCGCCGACTGCCGTGAAGACAAGGGACCGCCGGCTTCGAACACGGAGTGGGTCTGCGAGGACAAGCGCTGTGTGCAGCATTCCGTCCAGGTGCCGCCCCCGGATTCCGGCACGGACGCGGGGACGCCCGACGCGGGGAGATCCGACGCGGGGACTCCCGACTCGGGGCCCACGACGGTGAGCGTGCAGGTGCTCGCGTTCAATGACTTCCACGGGCAGCTCGAGGAGCCCGCGGGCCAGATTCTGGCGGGCGTGGCCCCCGACGGTGGACCGGTGCGGGTGAACGCGGGCGGCGTGACGTACTTCGCCCGGCACATCGCGGCCCTGCGGGCCGCCAATCCGAACACGGTGGTGGTAGCGGCGGGAGACCTCATCGGCGCCTCCCCGCTGCTGTCCGGGCTCTTCCACGACGAGCCCACCGTCGAGGCGATGAACCTGATTGGCCTGGACCTGGTCGCGGTGGGCAACCACGAGTTCGACGAGGGCAGCACGGAGCTGTTGCGCATGCAGTCGGGCGGCTGCCACCCGGTGGATGGCTGCATCGACGGGGATGGCTTCCCGGGCGCGAAGTTCAAGTTCCTGGCGGCCAACGTGGCCACGGGCGTGGACCGCACGCTGTTCCCCCGCTACGACGTGCGCGAGTTCGAGGGCGTGAAGGTGGCCTTCATCGGCATGACGTTGGAGGCCACGCCGGAAAGCGTCATACCCACGGGCGTGGCGGGGCTCACCTTCAAGGACGAAGTGCAGACGGTGAACGCGCTGGTGCCGGAGCTGCGGCGGCAGGGCATCGAAGCCATCATCGTGGTGGTGCACCAGGGCGGAATTCCGACCTCGGGCTCGCTGGTGAACGACTGCAAGGGCGCGGGTGCGGACGGGCGCATCTCAGGTGCCATCGTGGGCATTGCCAAGGGCCTCGATGACGCGGTGGACGTCATCGTCAGCGGCCACACGCATCAGGCCTACAACTGCGTCATCGATGGCAAGGTCGTCACGAGCGCCTCGTCGATGGGGCAGCTCGTCACGGACATCGACCTGACGTTGAGCAAGGCGACGGGCGACGTCGTGGAGGCGCGCGCGAACAACGTCATCGTCACTCGCGACGTGCCGGAGGTCGGCGCAGTGAAGGAACTGGTGGCGAAGTACCAGGGGCTCGCCGCGCCGAGGGCCAACCGGGTCATCGGCTGGGTATCGCAGAGACTCAGGACCCAGTCGGACGCCGCGGGTCAGTCCACCCTGGGCTCCGTCATCGCGGACTCGCAGCTGGAGGCGACGAAGCCCGCGAACCTGGGTGGGGCGCAGGTGGCCTTCATGAACCCGGGCGGCGTGCGCGCGGACATCGCCCAGGGCGAGGTCACCTACGGCGAGGCCTTCACCGCGCAGCCGTTCGGCAACAGCCTGGTCACCCTGACGCTGACGGGCGCGCAAATCGAGCAACTGCTGGAGTGGCAGTGGCGGCCGTCGGGAGCCACCCTCATGCTGATTCCGTCGGCGGGCTTCACCTATGCGTTCAGCGCGTCGGCGCCCGTCGGAAGCCGCGTCGACCCGGCGTCCATCCGGATCAACGGCGTGACGGTGGACCCGGCGGCGAACTACCGCGTCACCGCGAACAACTACCTCGCGAGTGGGGGTGATGGCTTTCAGGTGTTCGCCGAGGGGACGAACCGGCTGGGGGGCGCCGTGGACAGCGACGCGCTGGAGGCATACCTGAAGGCGCACAGCAGCCAGGCGAGCCCCTTGCCCGCCCCCGCGCTCAATCGCATCACCATGCTGCCCTAG
- a CDS encoding FAD-dependent monooxygenase: MTKHDTEVLVVGGSLVGLSAAVFLAHRGVKVTLVEPHVGSHPHPRAVGYTQRTMELFQTVGLGGKIPEAPKDFRLKRAVVESLAGRWREGSEWTPPKKEGPPAPVIEHSPHSGAAIAQDILEPTLRERARESGADLRLGSKLTKFTQDTDGVTATIEVKNGRSYELRSAYMIGADGGKSLVREALGIGRQGPGHLQTVRSVLFRAPELDVYLEKKVHQFEIEQPDLRAFLTTYGNGRWVLMFLDEKERTEDEQREALVKATGRPDIAFEIITTGRWELGALIADRFQEGRVFLAGDAAHALPPTRGGFGANTGIADVHNLAWKLEAVLCGKSSPALLDTYQVERRPVAWTRMEQTFARPDYAKYAQGFEHVTVFDDAAMEFGQIYRSAAIVGAGEDLPAAAAPDVWKGQPGTRAPYVPFAGQSQRSTLDLVGQRWTLIATDSRWAAAAAGLPIDTPSIATDDARAIRAAFGLNDSGATLVRPDGVIAWRAKELSKDARAELGDVFHRVAFTTH, from the coding sequence ATGACGAAGCACGACACGGAAGTCTTGGTGGTCGGAGGGAGCCTCGTGGGGCTCTCAGCGGCGGTGTTTCTCGCCCATCGCGGGGTGAAGGTGACGCTGGTGGAGCCCCATGTGGGGAGCCACCCGCACCCGCGCGCGGTGGGGTATACGCAGCGCACGATGGAGCTGTTTCAGACCGTCGGCCTCGGAGGAAAGATCCCCGAAGCGCCGAAGGACTTCCGTCTCAAGCGCGCCGTCGTCGAGAGCCTCGCGGGCAGATGGCGCGAGGGCTCCGAGTGGACGCCGCCCAAGAAGGAAGGGCCTCCCGCGCCGGTCATCGAGCACTCTCCCCACTCCGGCGCCGCCATCGCGCAGGACATCCTCGAGCCGACCCTCCGCGAACGCGCGCGAGAGTCAGGTGCCGACCTGCGCCTCGGCAGCAAGCTCACGAAGTTCACCCAGGACACAGACGGCGTCACCGCGACCATCGAGGTGAAGAACGGACGCAGCTACGAGCTCCGGTCCGCGTACATGATTGGTGCCGACGGCGGGAAGAGCCTTGTGCGTGAAGCGCTCGGCATCGGTCGGCAGGGCCCTGGGCACCTCCAGACGGTGCGCAGCGTGCTCTTTCGGGCGCCCGAACTGGATGTGTACTTGGAGAAGAAGGTCCACCAATTTGAAATCGAGCAGCCGGACCTGCGCGCGTTCCTTACGACCTACGGCAACGGCCGCTGGGTGCTCATGTTCCTCGACGAGAAGGAGCGCACCGAGGACGAGCAGCGCGAGGCGCTTGTGAAGGCAACCGGACGGCCCGACATCGCCTTCGAAATCATCACCACGGGGCGTTGGGAGCTCGGCGCACTCATCGCGGATCGCTTCCAGGAAGGCCGTGTCTTTCTCGCGGGCGACGCCGCGCACGCCCTGCCCCCCACGCGCGGTGGTTTCGGCGCGAACACGGGCATCGCGGACGTCCACAACCTCGCGTGGAAGCTCGAAGCCGTTCTGTGCGGGAAGTCGTCGCCGGCGCTCCTCGACACCTATCAGGTCGAGCGGCGACCGGTAGCGTGGACGCGCATGGAGCAGACGTTCGCGCGCCCGGACTACGCAAAGTACGCCCAGGGCTTCGAGCACGTGACAGTCTTCGACGACGCCGCGATGGAGTTCGGACAAATCTATCGTTCGGCGGCGATCGTCGGCGCGGGCGAGGACCTGCCTGCGGCGGCCGCGCCCGACGTGTGGAAGGGACAGCCCGGCACGCGCGCGCCGTACGTTCCCTTCGCTGGACAATCGCAGCGTTCGACGCTCGATCTCGTCGGTCAGCGCTGGACGCTCATCGCCACGGACTCGCGCTGGGCTGCGGCTGCGGCGGGGCTCCCGATCGACACGCCGTCAATTGCCACCGACGACGCACGCGCTATCCGCGCGGCGTTCGGTCTGAACGACAGCGGTGCAACACTCGTCCGGCCCGATGGCGTCATTGCCTGGCGTGCGAAGGAACTCTCTAAGGACGCGCGCGCCGAGCTGGGTGACGTCTTCCACCGGGTAGCCTTCACCACCCACTGA